From the Chloroflexus aurantiacus J-10-fl genome, one window contains:
- a CDS encoding serine O-acetyltransferase, with product MIDLFLQDVRRWVIPGQISTEPLRLRQILRLLLTHLPLRAMLWFRFGSWCKQRGIPFIPGYVQRRIYRRYGLEIVVGADIGGGLYIAHPVGTVIAPQRMGRNCSVIAAVTIGMRNEWKFPVIGDDVFIGAGARVLGGITVGDRAQIGANAVVIRDVPAGATVVGIPARVVKSGAELANSTVFD from the coding sequence ATGATCGATCTCTTTCTGCAAGATGTACGACGTTGGGTGATTCCTGGACAGATTAGCACAGAACCGCTGCGCCTGCGCCAGATTTTGCGTCTGTTGCTTACTCATCTTCCTCTACGGGCAATGCTCTGGTTTCGCTTCGGTTCGTGGTGTAAGCAGCGTGGGATTCCGTTCATTCCCGGCTACGTTCAGCGTCGAATCTATCGACGATACGGATTGGAGATTGTGGTTGGGGCCGATATTGGGGGTGGTTTATACATCGCTCACCCGGTAGGCACCGTTATTGCGCCGCAGCGGATGGGGCGCAATTGTTCGGTCATCGCTGCGGTGACGATTGGGATGCGTAATGAGTGGAAGTTTCCTGTCATTGGCGATGACGTCTTCATTGGTGCTGGTGCCCGGGTGCTGGGTGGAATCACCGTTGGTGATAGGGCACAGATTGGGGCAAATGCAGTTGTGATTCGTGATGTGCCGGCCGGTGCAACCGTCGTTGGGATTCCGGCACGAGTGGTAAAGAGTGGGGCTGAATTGGCTAATAGTACAGTGTTTGATTAG